From the Candidatus Binataceae bacterium genome, the window GCTCAACGACCTTTACATCGTGCTCGCCGGCGTGGACGACAAGAGCGGGCTGGTGACGTTCGAGGTCTTCCTGACGCCGCTGGTCTTCTGGCTGTGGGCGGGCGGGTTCCTGATGGCGATCGGCACGGTGATCGCGATGTGGCCCAACGTGCGCGAGCGCGCGGCGTTCGCGGCCGCGCTCGCCGGTGAGGAGGCGCTGCCCGAACCGGAGCCGGTGCCAGGAGGCGAGTAAGCCGTGGCGCGGCACGCACCAACATCGCGGGTTGGTTCCTTGAAGGCACGCGCGAGCCTGGCGATCGGTGCGTTCGCCCTGGCCCTGTTATTCGGCGGTGCCGCGGTGCCCTTCATGCCTGCGGCGCGCGCCGCCACTTCCACCGCCACCGGGCAGGAGGTCGCCGAGGCGCTGACCTGCCAGTGCGGATGCGGCTTGACAGTCGCCAACTGTAACCATCCCAATTGCGAGTTCTCGGTGCCGACCCGCCAGAAGATCGAAGAGATGCTCGGGCGCGGGATGGGCCGGGCCCAGATAATCGCCTACTTCCGCACCCGGTACGGCGAGAAGATTCTTTCCGCGCCGACCCTCCAGGGCTTCAACCTGCTGGCGTGGACGATGCCCTTCGTCGCGCTGCTTGTAGGCGGAGCGATCGTGGTGGTGGTGATGGGCCGCTGGCGCGGCGCGCCATCGCCGGCCTCGCCCGAACCGCCGGCCGGGGCGAATCCGGACCAGTCGCAATTCTCGCCCGCGCTGCGCGAGCGGCTTGAGCGCGAGCTTCGGGAGCGGATTTGACGTGATTTATCTCGCCGCGATGCTTATCGTCGCCGGCGTGGCGCTTTTCGTCGCTGCTCCTCTGGGCGACGGCGTGCTCGGGCGCAGACGCGCCGCCGGCGCGGCGACCGAGGTCGAGCGGCTTAAGCACGAGCGCGGGCTTGCGATGCAGGGGCTGCGCGAGCTCGAATTCGACCGCGAGATGGGCAAGTTGAGCGAGGCCGACTACGCCGCGCTGCATGAGAACCTGATGGCGCGCGCGCTTGAGGCGAGTGCCGCGCTCGCGCGTCTGCGCGCTGTTGCCCACGCGCCGTGCAACGGCAGCGACGCCGCGCTCGGGCGCCGCGCAGGCGCATCGCAGGCGGAGTCGGCGCGTCCGGCGCGGGTGCGCTTCTGCGCCCGGTGTGGCGCCGAGGCCGTGCCGGGAAATTTCTGCTGCGAATGCGGCGCGCCGCTCGCCAGCGCGCCGCAGGCCGCGGCGTGGGCGCAGCGATGAGCGCCGCGCTTATCGAGGCGCGCGCGCTGGCTAGGAGCTTCGGTCCCACTCCGGTCCTGCGCGGGATCAACCTTGCGATCGAAGCCGGGCGCGGCGTGGCGATCACGGGCGCTAACGGCGCGGGCAAATCCACTCTGATTCGCCTCCTCGCCGGCCTCGCGGCGCCGACCTCGGGCAGCGCGCTTCTTTTCGGCGAGCCTGCGTGCTCGCTTGCGCCAGCGTTGCGCCGGCGCATCGGCCTGCTGACGCATCAGAGCTTCCTCTATCCCAACCTCACCGCGCGCGAGAACCTCGATTTCTACGCCACCCTCTACGGCCTCGACGACCGGCGCGGCGCGGTCGACCGATGGCTGGAGCGGGTGGGGCTGGCCGGCGCGGGCGACGGGCGCGTGCGCGGCTTCTCGCGCGGGATGGAACAGCGGCTGGCGCTTGCGCGCACGATGCTCGCGGCACCCGATGTGCTGCTGCTCGACGAGCCGCTGAGCGCACTCGACGCCGACGGCGCGGCGTTGGCGCTTGCGTTCATGCGCGAGGCGATGGCGCGCGGTGCCGCGGTGCTGGTCAGCGCGCATCAGTCGCGCCCCCTGGAGGAACTGGGCTTCGAAAGCCTCGCGCTCGTGCGCGGGCGCCTGGTCCGCCCGCAGGCGCCGCGCGCGCCGACCCAGGCCGTGTCGCGGCCGGTGGCGATGGGTTGAGGAGCGCCACGATGGGCTCGTTCGCCGCCGTCCTGCGCAAGGATTTGCTGCTCGAAGTGCGCGGCGGCCAGAGCACGGTGGCCTTGGGCGCACTCTCGCTGCTGGTGCTGGTCGTGCTGGTGTTCGCCTTCGACCCCGGCGGCGGCGAGCAGGGGAGCGCAGCTGCGGCCGGTGCGCTGTGGGTGGCGCTGGTGTTTTCCGGAATGCTCGGCGCGACACGCGCGGTGGCCGCCGAGCACGAAAACGGATGTATGCGCGCGTTGCTGATAAGTCCGCTCGATCGCGCGGCGCTATACGCGGCCAAACTCGCCGCCGCCCTCATCTTCATGACGGCGGCCGAAGCCGCCTCGGTGATCCTGATGGTGCTGTTCTTTAATCTCGAATTTGACGCGCGGCTGGCGCGTCTGGTTCCGGCGGTCTTGCTCGGCGCGCTGGGCTTCGCCGCGCTGGCGACGCTGCTGGCCGCAATTTCCTCGCGCCTGCGCGCGGGCGACCTGGTCCTGCCGCTGCTCGCGGTGCCGATGTTCGTCCCGGCGCTGATCGCTGGCGTCAAGGCGAGCGCGCTCGTGCTCGGTGGCGCGCCGCTTGCCCAGGCCGCGATCTGGTTCAAGCTCCTTGGCGCGTTCGACGTCCTCTTCATCGCTGCCGGCTGCATGCTCTTCGAGTATGTTGCCGCGCAGGAGTGAGCTGCGATGACGGGGCGCGCGTTCAGGCTGTGGCCGGGGCTGACGGCGCTCGCGCTGATGCTCGCCGCGCTTTACATGGTCTTCGTCTATGTGCCGACCGAAGCCGAGCAGGGGATCGTCCAGCGAATTTTCTACTTCCACGTGCCGTGCGCGTGGGTCGCCTTCGTCTCCTTCGGCCTGGTTGCGATCGCCGGTGTGTTCTACCTCTGGCTGGGTCAGCAGATATGGGATGACCTCGGCTATGCGGCAGCCGAGATAGGGATGGTCTTCTGCACGCTGGTGCTGGTGACCGGCTCGATCTGGGCCAAGCCGATCTGGGGCGCGTGGTGGACGTGGGACTCGCGTCTGACCACGACGCTTATTCTGTGGCTGCTCTACGGCGGTTATCTGATGCTGCGCGCGATGGCAGGCGACGCGCCGGCCGGCGCGCGTTTCGGCGCGGTGGTCGGAATCGTCGCCGCGCTTGACGTGCCGATCGTGATCGTTTCGGTGCGTCTGTGGCGCACGATTCATCCCGCGGTGCTGGTCACGCGCCAGGGCGGGCACGGACTGGAGGACCCGCGGATGGTGATGACGCTACTGGTCTCACTCGCCGCCTTCACTGCGCTCTTTATATGGATTCTCTGCCTACGCTTCATGACGCTCAGGATGCGTACGCGGCTGAGCGAGCTGACCTATCGCGTGGCGCTGGCCGAAGCCGCCGCCCAGGATTAGCCTGAAGGCCCGATGGAAAACCTCGGATACCT encodes:
- a CDS encoding cytochrome c-type biogenesis protein CcmH codes for the protein MKARASLAIGAFALALLFGGAAVPFMPAARAATSTATGQEVAEALTCQCGCGLTVANCNHPNCEFSVPTRQKIEEMLGRGMGRAQIIAYFRTRYGEKILSAPTLQGFNLLAWTMPFVALLVGGAIVVVVMGRWRGAPSPASPEPPAGANPDQSQFSPALRERLERELRERI
- the ccmA gene encoding heme ABC exporter ATP-binding protein CcmA; translation: MSAALIEARALARSFGPTPVLRGINLAIEAGRGVAITGANGAGKSTLIRLLAGLAAPTSGSALLFGEPACSLAPALRRRIGLLTHQSFLYPNLTARENLDFYATLYGLDDRRGAVDRWLERVGLAGAGDGRVRGFSRGMEQRLALARTMLAAPDVLLLDEPLSALDADGAALALAFMREAMARGAAVLVSAHQSRPLEELGFESLALVRGRLVRPQAPRAPTQAVSRPVAMG
- a CDS encoding heme exporter protein CcmB, with product MGSFAAVLRKDLLLEVRGGQSTVALGALSLLVLVVLVFAFDPGGGEQGSAAAAGALWVALVFSGMLGATRAVAAEHENGCMRALLISPLDRAALYAAKLAAALIFMTAAEAASVILMVLFFNLEFDARLARLVPAVLLGALGFAALATLLAAISSRLRAGDLVLPLLAVPMFVPALIAGVKASALVLGGAPLAQAAIWFKLLGAFDVLFIAAGCMLFEYVAAQE
- the ccsA gene encoding cytochrome c biogenesis protein CcsA — encoded protein: MTGRAFRLWPGLTALALMLAALYMVFVYVPTEAEQGIVQRIFYFHVPCAWVAFVSFGLVAIAGVFYLWLGQQIWDDLGYAAAEIGMVFCTLVLVTGSIWAKPIWGAWWTWDSRLTTTLILWLLYGGYLMLRAMAGDAPAGARFGAVVGIVAALDVPIVIVSVRLWRTIHPAVLVTRQGGHGLEDPRMVMTLLVSLAAFTALFIWILCLRFMTLRMRTRLSELTYRVALAEAAAQD